From a region of the Candidatus Atribacteria bacterium ADurb.Bin276 genome:
- the ftsX gene encoding Cell division protein FtsX, whose amino-acid sequence MGFVRDAFHNLRKRPSLVLIGFLSIFFTQLIVNIFIFGYLEMEKMGKFSGQSFTIKAYFQSEVTDEKAQETVQKLKNLPDVSSIVFLSKEDAQKKFLEYFELTPEDFPVDENPFPLSVEIIPKRVESIPELANQVKNTGLFDDVIYGGKNVDVFVKFYHMLLSVGSIVLFLVFIFSLIVIINLIRISIQSRKEEIRVFHLIGATETFIRRPIITEGFFEGLFAGISAFLLSILVFHFLLDFLHAAFPFFPWINLTDIMAPLLVVDTFMGGVIGILGSLIACNSVLKEVLR is encoded by the coding sequence TTGGGTTTTGTTCGCGATGCATTTCATAATTTACGAAAGCGACCATCCCTGGTATTGATTGGATTTCTTAGTATCTTCTTTACCCAGCTGATTGTGAACATTTTTATCTTTGGTTATTTAGAAATGGAAAAAATGGGGAAGTTTTCAGGTCAGAGTTTTACTATAAAAGCTTATTTTCAGTCTGAAGTCACCGACGAAAAGGCTCAAGAAACTGTTCAGAAGTTAAAAAATCTTCCCGATGTCAGCTCAATAGTTTTTCTTTCCAAAGAAGATGCTCAAAAGAAGTTTCTTGAATACTTTGAACTAACACCAGAGGATTTTCCTGTTGATGAAAATCCCTTCCCCCTTTCTGTAGAAATTATACCGAAACGAGTAGAATCTATTCCTGAACTGGCCAATCAAGTAAAAAATACCGGATTATTTGATGATGTCATTTATGGCGGAAAAAATGTTGATGTTTTTGTAAAGTTCTATCACATGCTCTTAAGCGTTGGCAGTATAGTACTCTTTTTGGTTTTTATTTTTTCATTGATTGTTATTATCAATTTAATAAGGATTTCCATACAATCCAGGAAGGAAGAAATACGAGTTTTTCATTTAATCGGTGCGACCGAAACTTTTATACGACGTCCAATCATTACTGAAGGTTTTTTTGAAGGTTTGTTTGCTGGTATTTCAGCATTTTTACTGAGCATACTGGTTTTTCATTTTCTCCTTGATTTTCTCCATGCTGCATTTCCATTTTTTCCTTGGATAAACCTCACCGATATCATGGCTCCTCTCTTGGTAGTCGATACCTTTATGGGTGGGGTAATTGGTATTTTGGGGAGTCTTATCGCCTGTAATTCGGTGCTTAAGGAGGTGCTACGATGA